One genomic segment of Procambarus clarkii isolate CNS0578487 chromosome 34, FALCON_Pclarkii_2.0, whole genome shotgun sequence includes these proteins:
- the LOC138370977 gene encoding keratin-associated protein 10-12-like → MLCTSVAVYQRCCVPTMLCTNDAVCQRCCVQTMLCNNDAVYQRCFVPTMLCTNEAVYQRCCVPTLLCTNDAVYQRCCVPTLLCTNDAVYQPYRVATLLCTNDAVYQRCSVPTLLCTNDAVNQRCCVPTMLCINEAVYQRCCVPTVLCTNDAVYQRCCVPTLLCTNDAVYQRCCVPTLLCTNVNVYQRCCVPELLCTNVAV, encoded by the coding sequence atgctgtgtaccagcgttgctgtgtaccaacgttgctgtgtaccaacgatgctgtgtaccaacgatgctgtgtgtcaacgatgctgtgtacaaaCGATGCTGTGTAACAACGATGCTGTGTATCAACGATGctttgtaccaacgatgctgtgtaccaacgaagctgtgtaccagcgttgctgtgtaccaacgttgctgtgtaccaacgatgctgtgtatcaacgatgctgtgtaccaacgttgctgtgtaccaacgatgctgtgtaccaaccatACCGTGtagcaacgttgctgtgtaccaacgatgctgtgtaccaacgttgctctgtaccaacgttgctgtgtaccaacgatgctgtgaatcaacgatgctgtgtaccaacgatgctgtgtatcaACGAAGCTGTGTACcagcgttgctgtgtaccaacggtgCTGTGTactaacgatgctgtgtaccaacgatgctgtgtaccaacgttgctgtgtaccaacgatgctgtgtaccaacgttgctgtgtaccaacgttgttgtgtaccaacgttAATGTGTACCAACGATGTTGTGTACCagagttgctgtgtaccaacgttgctgtgtaa